A window from Bacteroidetes Order II. bacterium encodes these proteins:
- a CDS encoding SDR family NAD(P)-dependent oxidoreductase, with the protein MGAEKVLVTGATGFLGSELVRQLLAQGQSVRVLARKSAKFDLLNEVAGQFEIATGDVTDPLSVRDALKDIQTVYHAAAFVSFGGQKDAEKLREVNVLGTANVVNSALDQRVKRLVLTSSMAAFGRPANQSEEITEDLLWMPSKLNTRYALSKYDAELEVYRGIAEGLDAVIVNPALIFGIGRLGEGTMKIVHQVKSGKLPAVPWGATNVVDVRDVAAGHLLARQHGKTGERYFLGGENLMWNEIVAHLATAFGVKAPTRRLHPTLSLIAATITETIGTLTGTQPLLTRESARASIGTYRYSTQKAETALGYLARPFAETAAFLAENWPPKP; encoded by the coding sequence ATGGGTGCAGAAAAAGTCTTGGTGACCGGTGCGACGGGTTTTCTTGGCTCAGAATTGGTACGCCAATTACTCGCACAAGGGCAATCGGTCCGGGTTTTGGCACGTAAATCTGCTAAATTTGATCTCTTGAACGAGGTTGCTGGGCAATTTGAGATTGCAACCGGAGACGTTACTGATCCACTCTCGGTGCGGGATGCCTTGAAGGACATCCAAACTGTGTATCATGCAGCCGCTTTTGTGAGTTTTGGAGGGCAAAAAGATGCCGAAAAACTCCGTGAGGTGAATGTGCTAGGAACCGCCAATGTGGTTAATAGTGCCCTCGACCAGCGGGTAAAACGTTTGGTACTTACATCCAGCATGGCGGCTTTTGGCCGCCCGGCTAATCAAAGCGAGGAAATAACGGAAGACCTGCTATGGATGCCTTCCAAGCTTAACACCCGATATGCCCTTTCTAAATACGACGCAGAATTGGAGGTCTATCGGGGAATTGCCGAAGGCTTGGACGCTGTTATCGTAAATCCAGCCCTTATTTTTGGGATTGGGCGCCTAGGCGAGGGAACCATGAAAATTGTGCATCAGGTTAAAAGTGGCAAATTGCCCGCTGTTCCTTGGGGTGCAACGAATGTGGTGGATGTACGTGACGTGGCTGCCGGACACCTTTTGGCCCGTCAACACGGCAAAACTGGCGAGCGCTATTTCTTGGGCGGCGAAAACCTGATGTGGAACGAAATTGTGGCCCACCTAGCAACAGCTTTTGGCGTTAAAGCCCCCACACGTAGGCTTCACCCTACCCTTTCTCTGATTGCCGCCACCATCACCGAGACCATTGGAACCCTAACAGGCACACAGCCCTTACTCACACGCGAAAGTGCCCGCGCCTCTATTGGCACATACCGATACAGCACCCAGAAAGCAGAAACCGCCTTGGGGTATCTTGCACGGCCTTTTGCCGAAACCGCTGCCTTTCTCGCCGAAAATTGGCCACCAAAACCTTAG
- a CDS encoding RecX family transcriptional regulator, with protein sequence MPGEITRLVLQKKNTERVSVFIEGEFALGLYKETVLKHGLRKGKVLSGAEIAQLQDEDGFLAARAYAFRLLNMRAQTTAGLRKKILGKGFPEDAANQIVAQLEERGFLNDATYAQQFVTERSRLKKHGAARIRMDLLKKGVRREVIEEALQKMLQPDESLEAACALARKQWKKTMREPDKQKRRKRLFDFLIRRGYDAHIAGKILREGPPEDEEPNI encoded by the coding sequence ATGCCTGGAGAAATCACCCGCTTGGTTTTGCAAAAGAAGAATACAGAACGTGTTTCGGTGTTTATTGAGGGTGAATTTGCATTAGGTCTTTACAAAGAGACCGTATTGAAACATGGGCTACGGAAAGGAAAAGTGCTTTCTGGTGCAGAAATAGCACAGTTACAGGATGAAGATGGTTTTTTGGCGGCCCGCGCATATGCCTTCCGATTGTTAAACATGCGGGCACAAACCACTGCTGGCTTACGAAAAAAAATCTTGGGAAAAGGGTTTCCGGAAGACGCCGCAAATCAGATTGTTGCTCAGTTGGAGGAACGGGGGTTTCTCAATGACGCCACTTATGCCCAACAATTTGTGACAGAGAGAAGCCGCCTCAAAAAGCATGGCGCAGCCCGAATCCGGATGGACTTACTGAAAAAAGGGGTTCGTCGGGAGGTGATTGAAGAGGCCCTTCAAAAAATGCTCCAACCAGACGAGTCGCTGGAGGCCGCGTGCGCATTGGCGCGCAAGCAGTGGAAAAAAACGATGCGCGAACCCGATAAGCAAAAACGTCGTAAACGCTTGTTTGATTTTTTGATCCGCCGTGGGTACGATGCCCATATTGCGGGAAAAATTCTCCGAGAAGGGCCTCCGGAAGACGAAGAACCAAACATATAG